GATCGTTGAGTGCGACAACCTGCTTCACCAGTGCGTCGGTCGCTTCGGGATGGGCGACGTAGTCGATCACGATGTTCGCACCTTGCCGAGCAAGTTCCAGCACAATTGCCATGCCGATGCCACTGTTGCCGCCGGTTACGATGGCGACCTTTCCTGCGAGGTTCATAGGTGATCCTTTGCGGGTTGTGATTGTGAAGCTTGAGATTCCGTCGAGTGTTCGGGAGGCCGATAACCGCAGCGAAAAATGCAACGCCTGCGATGATCGTGATGTAACTTCGCACAACGGACGTTTGGCAAGCCCTGCACGCGGGCATATATTTCCGCAGCGGTCAGCATGGCGAGCGGGGGAGCAAGAAAGTAGATCCACCACGCGGTCCAGATTTGCGCGGGCCAGGCCGAAGCAAAAGTCCGCGCGGGATTCATGCTCATGCCCGAGAGGGGCGACTCAAAAAGAACAAAGCAGACAAGTAGCAGGCCGACCAGGCAGCCGGTATAGGGAGCCAATCGCCTGCTGTTGGAACTCAGCAGCACCGTGCTCATTAACAGAAACGAGATTGCGAACTCAGCGAGAAAAGCGATGGGTGTTCCCTGAGAACCGGGAACGGTGACGATGTAGTCGACGCCGGGGACAGAGATTGCCTGACCGAGGACGGCTGCTGCGAACAAGACACCGGCAACGCCGCCAGCAAACTGAAAAACAACATAAAACACAGCATCCCAAGTTTCGATTTTGCCCAAGCGCCAAAAGGTCAGCGTCACGGCAGGGTTGAAGTGCGCACCCGATTGTTTGCCCCAGGGTGAGTAGACAATCGCCACTGCAGTCCCTCCCATCGCCATTCCCATCAACAGTCGTCGCAGCCAGGGCGAAGATATCATTGCAGGAGAAGTGGGATCAAACAGCACCACGGCGGCTACGCACGCCGCCAGCATGAAGATTGCCAGTTCGGCAGCTTCCATGCAGTATTCCGGCCAATGGTGCTTGAACGCGTGCCGCATGAGTCCTCGACTAGGTCAACCGTTGAAGCAAATGATCGCCGACGCGCAGCGCATTGGCCATGGCAGTCAGCGCGGGATTGACCGCCCCGATGCTGGGAAAAAAGCTGGTGTCGACGACATACAGGTTATCGAGTTCGTGCGCCTTGCAATTTCGATCGAGGACCGAAGTCTGCGGATCATCACCAAAGCGGCACGTCCCTGCCTGATGCGCGACGCCTCCTAAGTCGATCTCGTTCTTCATGTACAGATTGCGCGGAATGAGATGCTCGTGCATGTCGAGTTGGTTGAGCATCGACTTCAATTTTTCAAAAAGCTTTTGCTTCGGAACCTGGTTCGAGGGCGTGTAGTTGAGCTTGATCGAACCCTGCGAATTGACGGTGACGCGATTCTCAGGGCGCGGCAGATCTTCGGTCGAGAGCCAG
Above is a window of Anatilimnocola aggregata DNA encoding:
- a CDS encoding MIP/aquaporin family protein; its protein translation is MRHAFKHHWPEYCMEAAELAIFMLAACVAAVVLFDPTSPAMISSPWLRRLLMGMAMGGTAVAIVYSPWGKQSGAHFNPAVTLTFWRLGKIETWDAVFYVVFQFAGGVAGVLFAAAVLGQAISVPGVDYIVTVPGSQGTPIAFLAEFAISFLLMSTVLLSSNSRRLAPYTGCLVGLLLVCFVLFESPLSGMSMNPARTFASAWPAQIWTAWWIYFLAPPLAMLTAAEIYARVQGLPNVRCAKLHHDHRRRCIFRCGYRPPEHSTESQASQSQPAKDHL